From the genome of Triticum aestivum cultivar Chinese Spring chromosome 3B, IWGSC CS RefSeq v2.1, whole genome shotgun sequence, one region includes:
- the LOC123068632 gene encoding uncharacterized protein isoform X3 — protein sequence MLSGPGQMAQLLHPQDSGFYGRKEMGGRWSFLELFGLRRRLRSTRKMISDKKHGSKLRGCYVPFKDEDSGVTDEQRVVIDEYKNTKVKNKQKGSKRSSGKSGLKSLFSRKLHGKEDQKEKMLPVGPKLLRTLSIHYLENNDYVLNGQSAANGDGSSHGAKLSPPNDTSTNLQQDTLSNQDGSGTDHVKRKSHRSISMDGVLHKVPYGQRLSGDNIRQELPRSASATYDRDGLKPYIGTAAKRHGNSGFRRSRSLSESLESYSHLLDSISSSESKRVLTSSKSTRDHSLDGPVAATALQRISNSQLRSKSVVRLAEFLVIPEDTLASEVSEEVAGDVKLAVDEASCSEVAGGSENPVSLEELLSECDVMESSTKDNLCIAPLASEVVEVSEEQAPLASSEMVDVSEEAATYDDDLEVLSSTQAKLCTDPSASEVDIPEEHATTCNDDDDDDLIHSSTGADPCTLLSLLQSEDVDIAEQQVPPSDDQIQSCITQPSEDMDIAEELATISEDNQIHSFDALKSVKDSSLVEKTAHSNEVHDHSVGSDDDLDSSTSVKPPTSSLTLENILQENNLSDLNALQEAAADPKNEAELAYVKDIFNKSSFRDEALFEAWCSQNRAALQEDDCQHYDAAAAAIDFTDMSADELLLFDLTNEALLDVYKDYAAGESRQPRFSAFQRPKPVGERALRELRSRVGRRLDERPQSGVEVDVDAVLSSDLARADRWSNFRREADQVAGLVANSVLDRLVTELALQLAKF from the exons ATGCTGTCGGGCCCAGGACAAATGGCCCAGCTGTTGCACCCTCAGGACTCTGGGTTCTATGGAAGAAAGGAAATGGGGGGCCGGTGGAGCTTTCTTGAGTTGTTTGGCCTTCGCCGGCGCCTACGGTCCACGAGGAAGATGATCTCTGACAAGAAACATG GAAGTAAGCTTCGAGGTTGCTATGTTCCATTCAAAGACGAAGACAGCGGTGTCACGGATGAGCAGAGAGTTGTCATAGATGAGTACAAAAACACAAAA GTTAAAAATAAACAAAAGGGTTCAAAAAGGAGTTCTGGTAAGTCTGGTCTGAAGTCATTGTTTTCAAGAAAATTGCATGGAAAGGAAGATCAGAAAGAGAAGATGCTTCCTGTCGGACCAAAGCTGCTGCGCACCCTTTCCATACATTACTTGGAAAACAATGACTATGTTCTTAATGGTCAGTCAGCTGCCAATGGTGACGGTTCTTCACACGGCGCTAAACTGTCACCACCAAATGACACCAGTACAAACTTGCAACAGGATACGTTAAGCAACCAGGATGGTTCTGGTACTGACCATGTGAAACGGAAGAGCCACCGTAGCATCTCCATGGATGGGGTTCTTCATAAGGTCCCCTATGGGCAGAGGCTTTCTGGAGATAACATTAGACAAGAACTTCCTCGATCAGCCTCTGCCACATATGACAGGGATGGTCTGAAACCTTACATTGGCACTGCTGCAAAGAGACATGGGAACAGCGGTTTTCGGCGTTCGCGTTCCCTATCTGAATCACTGGAGAGCTACTCTCACTTGCTGGATTCCATTTCAAGCAGTGAATCCAAAAGGGTGCTGACAAGCTCGAAGTCCACTAGGGACCACTCTTTGGATGGCCCTGTTGCAGCAACTGCACTGCAGAGAATTTCCAATTCTCAGCTCAGATCAAAAAGTGTGGTTAGACTTGCTGAATTTCTTGTGATTCCAGAAGACACATTGGCATCAGAAGTTTCAGAGGAAGTTGCTGGAGATGTGAAACTTGCTGTGGATGAGGCTTCTTGTAGTGAGGTTGCTGGTGGCTCTGAGAATCCTGTGTCACTTGAAGAGTTGTTGAGCGAGTGTGATGTCATGGAATCATCGACTAAAGACAATTTATGTATTGCTCCTTTAGCTTCAGAGGTGGTTGAAGTTTCAGAAGAACAAGCTCCTTTAGCTTCTTCAGAGATGGTTGATGTTTCAGAAGAAGCTGCAACTTATGATGATGATCTGGAGGTTCTCTCATCGACCCAAGCCAAGCTGTGTACCGACCCTTCAGCATCTGAAGTTGACATCCCAGAAGAACATGCAACAACctgcaatgatgatgatgatgatgatcttatTCACTCATCAACTGGAGCTGATCCATGCACTCTTCTTAGTCTTCTGCAATCAGAAGACGTCGACATTGCAGAACAGCAAGTGCCACCTTCTGATGATCAAATTCAGTCATGCATCACCCAACCTTCAGAAGACATGGACATTGCGGAAGAACTGGCAACAATCTCTGAAGACAATCAGATTCATTCATTTGATGCTTTGAAATCAGTGAAAG ATTCATCGCTGGTGGAAAAAACTGCCCATTCAAATGAAGTGCACGATCATTCAGTTGGCAGTGATGATGATCTCGATTCTAGCACTTCTGTCAAACCACCAACTAGCTCATTGACTCTGGAGAACATACTTCAGGAGAACAACCTCAGCGACCTGAACGCCCTCCAAGAAGCGGCAGCAGACCCAAAGAACGAGGCCGAGCTGGCCTACGTGAAGGACAtattcaacaagtcgagcttccgCGACGAGGCGCTGTTCGAAGCTTGGTGCTCGCAGAACCGCGCCGCGCTCCAGGAGGACGACTGCCAGCACTACGatgccgccgccgcggccatcgACTTCACCGACATGTCGGCCGACGAGCTGCTCCTGTTCGACCTGACGAACGAGGCTCTTCTCGACGTGTACAAGGACTAcgccgccggcgagtccaggcaGCCCCGCTTCTCCGCCTTCCAGCGGCCCAAGCCCGTCGGCGAGCGCGCCCTCAGGGAGCTGCGGTCCAGGGTGGGCCGCCGGCTCGACGAGCGGCCGCAGTCCGGCGTGGAGGTCGACGTCGACGCCGTGCTGTCGAGCGACCTGGCCAGGGCGGACCGCTGGAGCAACTTCCGGCG
- the LOC123068632 gene encoding uncharacterized protein isoform X2 produces the protein MLSGPGQMAQLLHPQDSGFYGRKEMGGRWSFLELFGLRRRLRSTRKMISDKKHGSKLRGCYVPFKDEDSGVTDEQRVVIDEYKNTKVKNKQKGSKRSSGKSGLKSLFSRKLHGKEDQKEKMLPVGPKLLRTLSIHYLENNDYVLNGQSAANGDGSSHGAKLSPPNDTSTNLQQDTLSNQDGSGTDHVKRKSHRSISMDGVLHKVPYGQRLSGDNIRQELPRSASATYDRDGLKPYIGTAAKRHGNSGFRRSRSLSESLESYSHLLDSISSSESKRVLTSSKSTRDHSLDGPVAATALQRISNSQLRSKSVVRLAEFLVIPEDTLASEVSEEVAGDVKLAVDEASCSEVAGGSENPVSLEELLSECDVMESSTKDNLCIAPLASEVVEVSEEQAPLASSEMVDVSEEAATYDDDLEVLSSTQAKLCTDPSASEVDIPEEHATTCNDDDDDDLIHSSTGADPCTLLSLLQSEDVDIAEQQVPPSDDQIQSCITQPSEDMDIAEELATISEDNQIHSFDALKSVKDHPAASSENHIMLDDSSLVEKTAHSNEVHDHSVGSDDDLDSSTSVKPPTSSLTLENILQENNLSDLNALQEAAADPKNEAELAYVKDIFNKSSFRDEALFEAWCSQNRAALQEDDCQHYDAAAAAIDFTDMSADELLLFDLTNEALLDVYKDYAAGESRQPRFSAFQRPKPVGERALRELRSRVGRRLDERPQSGVEVDVDAVLSSDLARADRWSNFRREADQVAGLVANSVLDRLVTELALQLAKF, from the exons ATGCTGTCGGGCCCAGGACAAATGGCCCAGCTGTTGCACCCTCAGGACTCTGGGTTCTATGGAAGAAAGGAAATGGGGGGCCGGTGGAGCTTTCTTGAGTTGTTTGGCCTTCGCCGGCGCCTACGGTCCACGAGGAAGATGATCTCTGACAAGAAACATG GAAGTAAGCTTCGAGGTTGCTATGTTCCATTCAAAGACGAAGACAGCGGTGTCACGGATGAGCAGAGAGTTGTCATAGATGAGTACAAAAACACAAAA GTTAAAAATAAACAAAAGGGTTCAAAAAGGAGTTCTGGTAAGTCTGGTCTGAAGTCATTGTTTTCAAGAAAATTGCATGGAAAGGAAGATCAGAAAGAGAAGATGCTTCCTGTCGGACCAAAGCTGCTGCGCACCCTTTCCATACATTACTTGGAAAACAATGACTATGTTCTTAATGGTCAGTCAGCTGCCAATGGTGACGGTTCTTCACACGGCGCTAAACTGTCACCACCAAATGACACCAGTACAAACTTGCAACAGGATACGTTAAGCAACCAGGATGGTTCTGGTACTGACCATGTGAAACGGAAGAGCCACCGTAGCATCTCCATGGATGGGGTTCTTCATAAGGTCCCCTATGGGCAGAGGCTTTCTGGAGATAACATTAGACAAGAACTTCCTCGATCAGCCTCTGCCACATATGACAGGGATGGTCTGAAACCTTACATTGGCACTGCTGCAAAGAGACATGGGAACAGCGGTTTTCGGCGTTCGCGTTCCCTATCTGAATCACTGGAGAGCTACTCTCACTTGCTGGATTCCATTTCAAGCAGTGAATCCAAAAGGGTGCTGACAAGCTCGAAGTCCACTAGGGACCACTCTTTGGATGGCCCTGTTGCAGCAACTGCACTGCAGAGAATTTCCAATTCTCAGCTCAGATCAAAAAGTGTGGTTAGACTTGCTGAATTTCTTGTGATTCCAGAAGACACATTGGCATCAGAAGTTTCAGAGGAAGTTGCTGGAGATGTGAAACTTGCTGTGGATGAGGCTTCTTGTAGTGAGGTTGCTGGTGGCTCTGAGAATCCTGTGTCACTTGAAGAGTTGTTGAGCGAGTGTGATGTCATGGAATCATCGACTAAAGACAATTTATGTATTGCTCCTTTAGCTTCAGAGGTGGTTGAAGTTTCAGAAGAACAAGCTCCTTTAGCTTCTTCAGAGATGGTTGATGTTTCAGAAGAAGCTGCAACTTATGATGATGATCTGGAGGTTCTCTCATCGACCCAAGCCAAGCTGTGTACCGACCCTTCAGCATCTGAAGTTGACATCCCAGAAGAACATGCAACAACctgcaatgatgatgatgatgatgatcttatTCACTCATCAACTGGAGCTGATCCATGCACTCTTCTTAGTCTTCTGCAATCAGAAGACGTCGACATTGCAGAACAGCAAGTGCCACCTTCTGATGATCAAATTCAGTCATGCATCACCCAACCTTCAGAAGACATGGACATTGCGGAAGAACTGGCAACAATCTCTGAAGACAATCAGATTCATTCATTTGATGCTTTGAAATCAGTGAAAG ACCATCCTGCTGCTAGTTCAGAGAACCATATCATGCTGGATG ATTCATCGCTGGTGGAAAAAACTGCCCATTCAAATGAAGTGCACGATCATTCAGTTGGCAGTGATGATGATCTCGATTCTAGCACTTCTGTCAAACCACCAACTAGCTCATTGACTCTGGAGAACATACTTCAGGAGAACAACCTCAGCGACCTGAACGCCCTCCAAGAAGCGGCAGCAGACCCAAAGAACGAGGCCGAGCTGGCCTACGTGAAGGACAtattcaacaagtcgagcttccgCGACGAGGCGCTGTTCGAAGCTTGGTGCTCGCAGAACCGCGCCGCGCTCCAGGAGGACGACTGCCAGCACTACGatgccgccgccgcggccatcgACTTCACCGACATGTCGGCCGACGAGCTGCTCCTGTTCGACCTGACGAACGAGGCTCTTCTCGACGTGTACAAGGACTAcgccgccggcgagtccaggcaGCCCCGCTTCTCCGCCTTCCAGCGGCCCAAGCCCGTCGGCGAGCGCGCCCTCAGGGAGCTGCGGTCCAGGGTGGGCCGCCGGCTCGACGAGCGGCCGCAGTCCGGCGTGGAGGTCGACGTCGACGCCGTGCTGTCGAGCGACCTGGCCAGGGCGGACCGCTGGAGCAACTTCCGGCG
- the LOC123068632 gene encoding uncharacterized protein isoform X1, producing MLSGPGQMAQLLHPQDSGFYGRKEMGGRWSFLELFGLRRRLRSTRKMISDKKHGSKLRGCYVPFKDEDSGVTDEQRVVIDEYKNTKVKNKQKGSKRSSGKSGLKSLFSRKLHGKEDQKEKMLPVGPKLLRTLSIHYLENNDYVLNGQSAANGDGSSHGAKLSPPNDTSTNLQQDTLSNQDGSGTDHVKRKSHRSISMDGVLHKVPYGQRLSGDNIRQELPRSASATYDRDGLKPYIGTAAKRHGNSGFRRSRSLSESLESYSHLLDSISSSESKRVLTSSKSTRDHSLDGPVAATALQRISNSQLRSKSVVRLAEFLVIPEDTLASEVSEEVAGDVKLAVDEASCSEVAGGSENPVSLEELLSECDVMESSTKDNLCIAPLASEVVEVSEEQAPLASSEMVDVSEEAATYDDDLEVLSSTQAKLCTDPSASEVDIPEEHATTCNDDDDDDLIHSSTGADPCTLLSLLQSEDVDIAEQQVPPSDDQIQSCITQPSEDMDIAEELATISEDNQIHSFDALKSVKGTSCAPDPNRDTEDELNLCCEQETESPTSVLDVAFSDHPAASSENHIMLDDSSLVEKTAHSNEVHDHSVGSDDDLDSSTSVKPPTSSLTLENILQENNLSDLNALQEAAADPKNEAELAYVKDIFNKSSFRDEALFEAWCSQNRAALQEDDCQHYDAAAAAIDFTDMSADELLLFDLTNEALLDVYKDYAAGESRQPRFSAFQRPKPVGERALRELRSRVGRRLDERPQSGVEVDVDAVLSSDLARADRWSNFRREADQVAGLVANSVLDRLVTELALQLAKF from the exons ATGCTGTCGGGCCCAGGACAAATGGCCCAGCTGTTGCACCCTCAGGACTCTGGGTTCTATGGAAGAAAGGAAATGGGGGGCCGGTGGAGCTTTCTTGAGTTGTTTGGCCTTCGCCGGCGCCTACGGTCCACGAGGAAGATGATCTCTGACAAGAAACATG GAAGTAAGCTTCGAGGTTGCTATGTTCCATTCAAAGACGAAGACAGCGGTGTCACGGATGAGCAGAGAGTTGTCATAGATGAGTACAAAAACACAAAA GTTAAAAATAAACAAAAGGGTTCAAAAAGGAGTTCTGGTAAGTCTGGTCTGAAGTCATTGTTTTCAAGAAAATTGCATGGAAAGGAAGATCAGAAAGAGAAGATGCTTCCTGTCGGACCAAAGCTGCTGCGCACCCTTTCCATACATTACTTGGAAAACAATGACTATGTTCTTAATGGTCAGTCAGCTGCCAATGGTGACGGTTCTTCACACGGCGCTAAACTGTCACCACCAAATGACACCAGTACAAACTTGCAACAGGATACGTTAAGCAACCAGGATGGTTCTGGTACTGACCATGTGAAACGGAAGAGCCACCGTAGCATCTCCATGGATGGGGTTCTTCATAAGGTCCCCTATGGGCAGAGGCTTTCTGGAGATAACATTAGACAAGAACTTCCTCGATCAGCCTCTGCCACATATGACAGGGATGGTCTGAAACCTTACATTGGCACTGCTGCAAAGAGACATGGGAACAGCGGTTTTCGGCGTTCGCGTTCCCTATCTGAATCACTGGAGAGCTACTCTCACTTGCTGGATTCCATTTCAAGCAGTGAATCCAAAAGGGTGCTGACAAGCTCGAAGTCCACTAGGGACCACTCTTTGGATGGCCCTGTTGCAGCAACTGCACTGCAGAGAATTTCCAATTCTCAGCTCAGATCAAAAAGTGTGGTTAGACTTGCTGAATTTCTTGTGATTCCAGAAGACACATTGGCATCAGAAGTTTCAGAGGAAGTTGCTGGAGATGTGAAACTTGCTGTGGATGAGGCTTCTTGTAGTGAGGTTGCTGGTGGCTCTGAGAATCCTGTGTCACTTGAAGAGTTGTTGAGCGAGTGTGATGTCATGGAATCATCGACTAAAGACAATTTATGTATTGCTCCTTTAGCTTCAGAGGTGGTTGAAGTTTCAGAAGAACAAGCTCCTTTAGCTTCTTCAGAGATGGTTGATGTTTCAGAAGAAGCTGCAACTTATGATGATGATCTGGAGGTTCTCTCATCGACCCAAGCCAAGCTGTGTACCGACCCTTCAGCATCTGAAGTTGACATCCCAGAAGAACATGCAACAACctgcaatgatgatgatgatgatgatcttatTCACTCATCAACTGGAGCTGATCCATGCACTCTTCTTAGTCTTCTGCAATCAGAAGACGTCGACATTGCAGAACAGCAAGTGCCACCTTCTGATGATCAAATTCAGTCATGCATCACCCAACCTTCAGAAGACATGGACATTGCGGAAGAACTGGCAACAATCTCTGAAGACAATCAGATTCATTCATTTGATGCTTTGAAATCAGTGAAAGGTACTAGCTGTGCCCCTGACCCCAATAGAGATACTGAAGATGAGTTAAATTTATGCTGTGAACAAGAAACTGAAAGTCCAACCTCTGTTCTGGATGTGGCCTTCTCAGACCATCCTGCTGCTAGTTCAGAGAACCATATCATGCTGGATG ATTCATCGCTGGTGGAAAAAACTGCCCATTCAAATGAAGTGCACGATCATTCAGTTGGCAGTGATGATGATCTCGATTCTAGCACTTCTGTCAAACCACCAACTAGCTCATTGACTCTGGAGAACATACTTCAGGAGAACAACCTCAGCGACCTGAACGCCCTCCAAGAAGCGGCAGCAGACCCAAAGAACGAGGCCGAGCTGGCCTACGTGAAGGACAtattcaacaagtcgagcttccgCGACGAGGCGCTGTTCGAAGCTTGGTGCTCGCAGAACCGCGCCGCGCTCCAGGAGGACGACTGCCAGCACTACGatgccgccgccgcggccatcgACTTCACCGACATGTCGGCCGACGAGCTGCTCCTGTTCGACCTGACGAACGAGGCTCTTCTCGACGTGTACAAGGACTAcgccgccggcgagtccaggcaGCCCCGCTTCTCCGCCTTCCAGCGGCCCAAGCCCGTCGGCGAGCGCGCCCTCAGGGAGCTGCGGTCCAGGGTGGGCCGCCGGCTCGACGAGCGGCCGCAGTCCGGCGTGGAGGTCGACGTCGACGCCGTGCTGTCGAGCGACCTGGCCAGGGCGGACCGCTGGAGCAACTTCCGGCG